In Kogia breviceps isolate mKogBre1 chromosome 7, mKogBre1 haplotype 1, whole genome shotgun sequence, a single window of DNA contains:
- the NUMA1 gene encoding nuclear mitotic apparatus protein 1 isoform X1 — protein sequence MTLHATRAAALLSWVNSLHVADPVEAVLQLQDCSVFLRIIDCIHGTDEGQQILQQPVPERLEFVCSFLQKNRKHPSSPECLVSVQKVMEGSELELAKMTMLLLYHSSMSSKSPRDWEQFEYEIQAELAVILKFVLDHEDGLNLNEDLENFLQKAPVPSPCSSTISEELSPPSHQAKREVRFLELQKVASSSGNNFLPGSPASPMGDILQTPQFQMRRLKKQLADERNNRDELELELAENRKLLTEKDAQIAMMQQRIDRLALLNEKQSASPLEPRELEELRGKNESLTIRLHETLRQCQDLKTEKSQMDRKINQLSEENGDLSFKLREFASHLQQLQGALNELTEEHSKATREWVEKQTHLEKELGTALQDKKCLEEKNEILQGKLSQLEEHLAQLRENPPREKGEVLGDVLQLETLKQESATLAADNTQLQARVEVLETELGQREAKLLAEQSHFEEEKQQLASLIAELQGSLSNLGQAKEELEQASQAQVARLSAQVATMTSELATLNATVQQRDQELAGLKQQAQTEQAQLAQALQRQEQASQSLRQQVEQLSSSLKQKEQQLEEAAKEQKATRRDHAQQLATAAEEREASLRERDAVLQQLEALEKEKAAKLEVLQQQLQAASEARDSAQTSVTQARREKAELSQKVEELHAHVEAAHQERCEAQAQVAALKAQLRSEQQKATERETVAQEKAQLQEQVQALEESLKVTKGSLEEEKRRAADILEEQQRCISRLEAETRSLVEQHKQEQRELEEEKAGRKGLEAQLQQLGEAHQAKTETLRQELAEAVASQREAESECEQLAKEVATWRERYEDSQQEEAQYGAIFQEQLMTLKEECEKARQELQEAKEKVAGIEAHSELQIGRQQSELAQLHASLARALQQVQEKEVRAQKLADDLSALQEKMAATSKEVARLEALVRKAGEQHETASQELLKEPPRAGDRESEWLKEHQGRPFCSTQAALQAMEREAEQMGSELERLRAALMESQGQQQEERGQQEREVARLTQERGRAQADLALEKAAKAELEMRLQNALNEQRVEFAALQEALAHALMEKEGKDQELAKLRGQEAAQGAELKELQQTVGRLKEQLARKEEECPQSLGTASREDASRSGAQSEATGKTEQKGPELEALRAEVSQLEQQVREYREKSSSLERSLEAERASHAERAGALETLQGQLEQKAQELESGQDTLASAQRELATLHAKAQEHSKAEDGWKAQVARSQQEAERKNSLISSLEEEVSILNRQVLEKEGESKELKRLVIAESEKSQKLEERLRLLQAETASSSARAAERSSALREEVQTLREEAEKQRVASESLRQELASQAERAEELGQELKAWQEKFFQKEQALSALQLEHTSTQALVSELLPAKHLCQQLQAEQAATEKRHREELEQSKQAAGGLRAELLRAQRELGELVPLRQKVAEQERAAQQLRAEKASYAEQLSMLKKAHGLLAEENRGLGERANLGRQFLEVELDQAREKYGQELAAVRAEAETRLAEMQREAQSTARELEVMTAKYEGAKVKVLEERQRFQEERQKLTAQVEQLELFQREQTKQVEELSKKLADHDQASKVQQQKLKAQGESQQEAQRLQAQLNELQAQLSQKEQAAEHYKLQMEKAKTHYDAKKQQNQELQEQLRGLEQLQTENKELRAEADRLGRELQQAGLKTREAEQTCRHLTAQVRSLEAQVAHADQQLRDLGKFQVATDALKSREPQAKPQLDLSIDSLDLSCEEGTPLSITSKLPRTQPDGTSIPGEPASPISQRLPPKVESLESLYFTPIPARGQPPLESTLDSLGDVFLDSGRKTRSSRRRTTQIINITMTKKLDVEEPDSANSSFYSTQSAPASQAGPRAASSTQSLARLGSPDDGNSALLSLPGYRPTTRSSARRSQAGVSSGAPPGRNSFYMGTCQDEPEQLDDWNRIAELQQRNRVCPPHLKTCYPLESRPSLSLPTITDEEIKTGDPRETLRRASMQPTQIAEGAGITTRQQRKRVSSEPHQGPGTPESKKATTCFPRPMTPRDRHEGRRQSTTEAQKKAAPAVVKQADRRQSMAFSILNTPKKLGNSLLRRAASKKAPSKASPNPRSGTRRSPRIATTTASAATAAAIAAATATPRAKGKAKH from the exons CCATGGCACTGACGAAGGGCAGCAAATCCTGCAGCAGCCGGTGCCAGAGAGACTGGAATTTGTGTGCAGTTTTCTGCAGA AAAACCGAAAACATCCCTCTTCTCCAGAATGCCTGGTGTCAGTGCAGAAGGTGATGGAGGGATCAGAGCTGGAACTTGCCAAG ATGACCATGCTGCTCTTATACCACTCCTCCATGAGCTCCAAAAGTCCCAGGGACTGGGAACAGTTCGAATACGAGATTCAG GCTGAGTTAGCTGTCATTCTCAAATTTGTGCTGGACCATGAGGATGGGCTAAACCTGAATGAGGACTTAGAGAACTTCTTAcagaaag CTCCTGTCCCTTCCCCCTGTTCCAGCACCATCTCTGAAGAGCTCTCCCCACCTAGCCACCAGGCCAAGAGGGAGGTTCGCTTCCTAGAGCTACAGAAAGTCGCCTCTTCCAGTGGGAACAA CTTCCTCCCAGGTTCTCCAGCCTCCCCCATGGGTGACATTCTGCAGACCCCACAATTCCAGATGAGGCGGCTGAAGAAGCAGCTTGCAGATGAGAGAAATAATCGAGACGAGCTGGAGCTGGAGTTGGCCGAGAACCGCAAGCTCCTCACAGAGAAAG ATGCGCAGATAGCCATGATGCAGCAGCGCATCGACCGCCTGGCTCTGCTGAACGAGAAGCAGTCGGCCAGTCCGCTGGAGCCCAGGGAGCTTGAGGAGCTCCGTGGCAAGAATGAGAG CCTCACCATACGGCTCCACGAAACTCTGAGGCAGTGCCAGGACCTGAAGACAGAGAAGAGCCAGATGGATCGCAAAATTAACCAGCTTTCTGAAGAGAATGGGGACCTTTCCTTTAAG CTGCGGGAGTTTGCCAGTCACCTGCAGCAGCTACAGGGGGCCCTCAATGAACTGACAGAAGAGCACAGCAAGGCCACTCGGGAGTGGGTGGAGAAGCAGACCCATCTGGAGAAGGAGCTTGGCACAGCCCTGCAGGACAAG AAATGCCTTGAAGAGAAGAATGAAATCCTTCAGGGAAAACTTTCACAGCTGGAAGAACATTTGGCCCAGCTGCGGGAGAACCCACCCCGGGAGAAGGGCGAGGTGCTGGGTGACGTCTTGCAG CTGGAAACTCTCAAGCAAGAGTCAGCCACTCTCGCTGCAGACAACACCCAGCTCCAAGCCAGAGTGGAGGTGCTGGAGACTGAGCTGGGCCAGCGGGAGGCCAAGCTGCTTGCCGAGCAGAGCCACTTTGAAGAAGAAAAGCAGCAGTTGGCCAGCCTGATTGCCGAGCTGCAGGGCTCCCTGTCCAACCTTGGCCAGGCCAAGGAAGAGCTGGAGCAGGCCTCTCAGGCTCAGGTGGCCCGGCTGTCTGCCCAGGTGGCCACGATGACCTCCGAGCTCGCCACCCTCAATGCCACCGTCCAGCAGCGGGATCAAGAACTGGCTGGCCTAAAGCAGCAGGCCCAAACAGAGCAGGCGCAGCTCGCGCAGGCCCTCCAGCGGCAGGAACAGGCCTCCCAGAGCCTCCGCCAGCAGGTGGAGCAGCTGAGCAGCAGCTTgaagcagaaggaacagcagtTGGAAGAGGCCGCCAAGGAGCAGAAGGCCACCCGGCGAGACCACGCCCAGCAACTGGCCACTGCGGCCGAGGAGCGGGAGGCCTCTTTACGGGAGAGGGATGCGGTCCTCCAGCAGCTGGAGGCATTGGAGAAGGAGAAGGCCGCCAAGCTGGAGgtcctgcaacagcagcttcagGCTGCTAGTGAAGCCCGAGACAGTGCCCAGACCTCGGTGACACAGGCCCGGCGGGAGAAGGCAGAGCTGAGCCAGAAGGTGGAGGAGCTCCATGCCCATGTTGAGGCAGCCCACCAGGAGCGGTGTGAGGCGCAGGCCCAGGTGGCAGCTCTGAAGGCCCAGCTGAGGTCTGAGCAGCAAAAAGCAACCGAGAGAGAAACGGTGGCCCAGGAGAAGGCCCAGCTCCAGGAGCAGGTCCAGGCCCTTGAGGAGTCCTTGAAGGTCACCAAGGGCAGCCTGGAAGAGGAGAAGCGCAGGGCTGCAGACATCCTGGAAGAGCAGCAGCGATGCATCTCCAGGCTGGAGGCAGAGACCCGGAGCCTGGTGGAGCAGCACAAGCAGGAACAGAGGGAGCTGGAAGAAGAGAAGGCCGGGCGCAAGGGGCTGGAGGCCCAGTTACAGCAGCTCGGGGAGGCCCATCAGGCCAAGACAGAAACCCTGCGGCAGGAGCTGGCTGAGGCTGTAGCCTCCCAGCGCGAGGCCGAGAGTGAGTGTGAGCAGCTTGCCAAGGAGGTGGCCACCTGGCGTGAGCGGTACGAGGACAGCCAGCAGGAGGAGGCGCAGTACGGCGCCATATTCCAGGAACAGCTGATGACCCTGAAGGAGGAATGCGAGAAGGCCCGCCAGGAGCTGCAGGAGGCAAAGGAGAAGGTGGCAGGGATAGAGGCCCACAGCGAGCTCCAGATTGGCCGGCAGCAGAGTGAGCTTGCTCAGCTCCACGCCAGCCTGGCCAGGGCCCTGCAGCAGGTCCAGGAGAAGGAGGTCAGGGCCCAGAAGCTCGCAGACGACCTGTCCGCTCTGCAGGAGAAGATGGCTGCCACCAGCAAGGAGGTGGCCCGCCTGGAGGCCTTGGTGCGCAAGGCAGGTGAGCAGCATGAAACGGCCTCCCAGGAGCTACTCAAGGAGCCGCCCAGGGCAGGAGACAGAGAGTCGGAGTGGCTGAAAGAGCATCAGGGACGCCCGTTCTGCAGCACGCAGGCTGCACTGCAGGCCATGGAGCGTGAGGCAGAGCAAATGGGCAGTGAGCTGGAGAGGCTGCGGGCCGCGCTGATGGAGAGCCAGGGGCAGCAGCAGGAGGAGCGTGGGCAGCAGGAGAGGGAGGTGGCGCGTCTGACCCAGGAGCGGGGCCGGGCCCAAGCTGACCTTGCCCTGGAGAAGGCCGCCAAGGCAGAGCTTGAAATGCGGCTGCAGAATGCCCTCAACGAGCAGCGTGTGGAGTTTGCCGCCTTGCAGGAGGCACTGGCCCACGCCCTGATGGAAAAGGAGGGGAAGGATCAGGAGCTGGCCAAGCTTCGTGGGCAGGAGGCAGCCCAGGGGGCAGAGCTGAAGGAGCTTCAGCAAACTGTGGGGCGACTGAAGGAACAGCTGGCCAGGAAAGAGGAGGAGTGCCCACAGTCTCTAGGGACGGCCAGCCGAGAAGACGCTTCCCGGTCGGGAGCCCAGTCTGAGGCTACTGGAAAGACGGAGCAGAAAGGCCCAGAGCTGGAGGCTCTGCGGGCAGAGGTGAGCCAGCTGGAGCAGCAGGTCCGCGAGTATCGGGAGAAGTCCTCCAGCCTGGAGCGCAGCCTCGAGGCTGAGCGCGCCTCCCACGCAGAGCGGGCTGGTGCTCTGGAGACTTTGCAAGGCCAGTTAGAGCAGAAGGCCCAGGAGCTGGAGAGCGGTCAGGACACCTTAGCCTCGGCCCAAAGGGAGCTGGCCACCCTCCACGCCAAGGCCCAAGAGCACAGCAAGGCTGAGGATGGGTGGAAGGCACAGGTGGCCCGGAGTCAGCAGGAGGCTGAGAGGAAGAACAGCCTCATCAGCAGCTTGGAGGAGGAGGTGTCCATCCTGAACCGCCAGGTTCTGGAGAAGGAAGGTGAGAGCAAGGAGTTGAAGCGGCTGGTTATCGCCGAGTCAGAGAAGagtcagaagctggaagagaggcTGCGTCTGCTCCAGGCAGAGACAGCCAGCAGCAGCGCCAGGGCTGCAGAACGCAGTTCCGCTCTGCGGGAGGAGGTCCAGACCCTCCGGGAGGAGGCAGAGAAGCAGCGGGTGGCTTCCGAGAGCCTGAGGCAGGAGCTGGCCTCGCAAGCAGAGCGAGCAGAAGAGCTGGGCCAAGAGTTGAAGGCTTGGCAGGAGAAGTTCTTCCAGAAGGAGCAGGCCCTCTCTGCCCTGCAGCTTGAGCACACTAGCACGCAGGCCCTGGTGAGCGAGCTGCTGCCCGCTAAGCACCTGTGCCAGCAGCTGCAGGCTGAGCAGGCAGCCACTGAGAAACGCCATCGAGAGGAGCTGGAGCAGAGCAAGCAGGCAGCTGGTGGGCTGCGGGCGGAGCTGCTGCGGGCCCAGCGCGAGCTCGGGGAGCTGGTGCCCCTGCGGCAGAAGGTGGCGGAGCAGGAGCGAGCAGCCCAGCAGCTGCGGGCAGAGAAGGCCAGCTACGCAGAGCAGCTGAGCATGCTGAAGAAGGCTCATGGCCTGCTGGCGGAGGAGAACCGGGGGCTGGGTGAGCGGGCCAACCTCGGCCGGCAGTTTCTGGAAGTGGAGCTGGACCAGGCCCGGGAGAAGTACGGCCAAGAGCTGGCAGCTGTGCGTGCTGAGGCTGAGACCCGTCTGGCCGAGATGCAGCGGGAAGCACAGAGTACTGCTCGGGAGCTGGAGGTGATGACTGCCAAGTACGAGGGTGCCAAGGTCAAGGTCCTGGAGGAGAGGCAGCGTTTCCAGGAGGAGAGGCAGAAACTCACTGCCCAG GTGGAGCAGCTAGAGTTATTTCAGAGAGAGCAAACTAAGCAG GTGGAAGAACTGAGTAAGAAGCTAGCTGACCATGACCAAGCCAGCAAGGTGCAGCAGCAGAAGCTGAAG GCCCAGGGTGAGAGCCAGCAAGAGGCCCAGCGCCTCCAGGCCCAGCTGAATGAGCTGCAGGCCCAGCTGAGCCAGAAGGAGCAGGCGGCTGAGCACTACAAGCTGCAG ATGGAGAAGGCCAAGACTCATTATGATGCCAAGAAGCAGCAGAACCAAGAGCTGCAGGAGCAGCTGCGGGGCCTGGAGCAGCTGCAGACAGAGAACAAGGAGCTGCGGGCTGAAGCGGATCGGCTGGGCCGGGAGCTGCAGCAGGCCGGGCTGAAGACCAGGGAGGCCGAGCAGACCTGCCGTCACCTCACCGCCCAGGTGCGCAGCCTGGAGGCACAG GTTGCCCATGCTGACCAGCAGCTTCGGGACCTGGGCAAGTTCCAGGTGGCGACTGACGCCTTAAAGAGCCGGGAGCCCCAGGCTAAGCCTCAGCTGGACTTGAGCATTGACAGCCTGGATCTGAGCTGCGAGGAGGGGACCCCACTCTCTATCACCAG CAAGTTGCCTCGTACCCAGCCAGATGGCACCAGCATCCCTGGAGAGCCAGCCTCGCCCATCTCCCAGCGTCTGCCCCCCAAGGTAGAATCCCTGGAGAGTCTCTACTTCACCCCCATCCCTGCTCGGGGTCAGCCCCCCCTGGAGAGCACCCTGGACTCCCTGGGGGATGTCTTCCTGGACTCAGGCCGGAAGACCCGCTCCTCTCGTCGGCGCACCACGCAAATCATCAACATCACCATGACCAAG AAGCTAGACGTGGAGGAGCCAGACAGCGCCAACTCCTCCTTCTACAGCACGCAGTCTGCCCCTGCTTCCCAGGCCGGCCCGAGAGCTGCCTCCTCCACCCAGTCTCTAGCCCGCCTGGGCTCTCCCGACGACGGCAACTCGGCTCTGCTAAGCCTGCCTGGCTACCGGCCCACCACTCGCAGCTCCGCCCGCCGCTCCCAGGCTGGGGTATCCAGCGGGGCCCCTCCAG GCAGGAACAGCTTCTACATGGGCACTTGCCAGGATGAGCCTGAGCAGCTGGATGACTGGAACCGCATTGCAGAGTTGCAGCAGCGCAATCGAGTGTGCCCCCCGCACTTAAAGACCTGCTACCCCCTGGAGTCCAGG CCTTCCCTGAGCCTGCCTACCATCACAGATGAGGAGATAAAAACCGGTGACCCCCGGGAGACCCTGCGCCGAGCCAGCATGCAGCCAACCCAGATAGCTGAGGGCGCTGGCATCACCACCCGGCAGCAGCGCAAACGGGTCTCCTCAGAGCCCCACCAGGGCCCTGGCACCCCCGAG TCTAAGAAGGCCACCACCTGTTTCCCACGCCCCATGACTCCCCGGGACCGACATGAAGGGCGCAGACAGAGCACTACCGAGGCCCAGAAGAAAGCAGCTCCAGCTGTTGTTAAACAG GCTGACCGCCGCCAGTCGATGGCCTTCAGCATCCTCAACACACCCAAGAAGCTCGGGAATAGCCTCCTGCGGAGGGCAGCCTCGAAGAAAGCCCCATCCAAggcctcccccaacccccgcagTGGGACCCGCCGCTCTCCTCGCATTGCCACCACCACAGCCAGTGCCGCCACTGCCGCCGCCATCGCTGCCGCCACTGCCACCCCTCGGGCCAAGGGCAAG gcAAAGCACTAA